From the genome of Cryptococcus neoformans var. grubii H99 chromosome 11, complete sequence:
AGTGGCTCCCCAGCAGCCAGCTGCCCAGACGGCCATTTCCAGAGAACTGCAAGCTTTACAGTCCTCTGCAAAatcgtcttcttttgaGCTAAACGCTCAAGCACACTCAAAAGGCAGAGGACGTACCCGTGTTCGCACAACCAATGCCaatccccctcctcccgcaCCACCCAAAGTCAAGACCAAGCCCATCCAAGAGCCCATCTtgacaacaacaacaacgacaacaacaacaccacgacttccgcttcttcctcaacttcccGGTCAAAATCCTCCCCCTGGAACAGTCCTCATCTCAACTCTTGTGCCGGCGAGTAAATGGAACAAGGTTGATTGGGCGTCATTGGGCAAAAAAGTACCTTGGTCTTCTGAGGACTGGACCAATCAAGTCAACGTCGGGACGAATAAAAGTGTCAGGGATGAGccctcgtcatcatcttcgtcagGTACCTCACCCCAGAACCAAAACCATGTCCAGTTGCTTAACCTTGCTGCTGAAGATTTCCTCCCTGAACATGGACCTCTGAAAGCAATCACGATCAGGCTGGGCCAAGTGGACGATCAGACTTGGGAGAAAATGAAAGGCGTGATGACCTTGGTCGACCGGGCGGAGATGATGGCCTTGTCGGCGATGGGAGTCTTGCCGCCTGCTCCGGCCTCTGTAACCCATCCTGCCGACGATCCAGAAATCCGAGAAGCATACATTTCGCACAAAACGTCCATTTTTTCATCCCTCATGGGCCGCACGCGACAGCCTCGTCGTTTCTTGCGTACAcgtccatcttctccgcctGCTGCTCTTGTAGACGCAACAGTAGATAAAATGGCACCGCGTCCATATCCCATATCTACCAAACCACTGTATCAtgttgaagagggtgaTAATGAAATGGATGGGCGACGGGATAGCGTGAGGCAATGGTCACCAGATGTAGAGTTCGATGACGGtcttgggaggaggaagaagaagaagacggcgGTTCAAGAAACAGTAGGATTCGAAATGCCCGTCTCGTTGGAAGCGCTTGATGAGCGGGTGGAGGCCAGTGCTCAAAAAGCGCTTTTGGGGAAGCGCGGAAGAGccggtggaggagaaggagcaaggaaagaaaagcaGAGGCGGGGAATTGAAAAGGGAATATGCGAAGGCTGCGCAAGAGAGGGAATCAAGATTTGGAGAAAAGGGCCGAATGGAAAAGGAACATGTATGTCTCGTCTCATGGGGGGGTTTAATGTTTGTTAAAAATGGATGAGCTTACTGACGTTTTACGGGGGACAGTGTGTAATTCATGTGGCGATCTTTTTACCGAGGGGAAACTCCAATACAGTGACTTGAAGGCGCCTGGGGCAATGAAAAGTCTGTTGGCTGCCAACCAGGACGTCAGCGGAGGAAATGTCATGCCTAATCaggtggaagaaaagaatgacAATGTACCTGTCAAAGCCGAGGAGGGTCATACGGGCGAAGAGGCTCTCGGGGACGGCGGCACAGCTATCAATTCGGAAGAACAGAAAGAAACTTCTACCCAGGTCGTGCAAGCTGAGAGATCACGAGAACAATCGCCACAGCATCATGCTGCTGAGAGTCAAACCGCAACGCAAAGCTTGCCGGAAACGACAGAATCAGGGGTGGACATGCAGGATCAAAAGAGTTTGTAAGCATAGATATTAGGCTGAATTCTGGGCATTGTTCATCAACAATTGCTGTTGATCTCGCAACGCAGGGAATGCAGTATATTGTGTAGTTACAAACGTCCGGAACCAAATAATCGAGTTCCGGCGTGTATGCATCTTGTCTTTGTCATCAGTAGTTTTTTCCAGCAAGCACAAAAAAATCGTATTTTATATAAAGTTTTTGTTGCCATTGACGTGCTGCATAAATTCAGGCTATCGATCATATGGCGGACTTTCCAAACAGTCACGGAACATTCATGCCACGCATACACAAGATAACGAAAATAAGATTGGAACTAGAAGCAATCTTAACGATCACTCATCATCGCTGTCAGACTCGTCCTCAGCCTCCTCAAGCCACTGAAAACGACTCTGTCAATACCATCCTGCTTTATAATGATCAGAAAATAACTTACCTTGAGGAAGGCTTCGGCATTCTTTCTGACCTTCTTGCTCCTGTCCTTGTCCACGTACTTTTTGCTAACGTGGGTACCCCACTGCTGAacaacatcctcctcgatGATATCAGCTTGGTACAATACCATGAGAATCTTGGAAGTGGTGCCAGCGGCAATGAGAGACTCGAGAGAAGGGGATAGACCGATGAGGCGTTCGATACCGCCCAAGAGAGACTTTTGATGCTTCTCAGACGTCACAAGCTAGATAAATTATTAGCTGATACGTTTGATGATGTCATATTCAAAAGTGTCTTacagcttgaagaagggcagTTCGACCAGCGATCTCGTCACAAATGTCATCCGAGAACAGATGTTGACCAATCTCTACCAAAACCTTGTGCTTGCCAGCAATCCCGAGATCTTTGATCTGTGCGATAATAGCGGCGTCATCGGCTCCCTTGTTGTCCTCCAACCAGGAACCCAAAGCCGCATAAGGTGAATCggcatcctcctcctcttcctcatcgccGCCACCGTTAATGTCAAGTTTGGCGAGCTTCTTGGACGCTACCTCAGCGGCATCAGGGTTACCGAGGATGGGGTCGGCACGTCCAAGCACAGCATCAATTTCGGTGCCAGTGGTAGGGACACCGGCAATGGACGAATCAGGGGGagtctcatcttcaccgcTACCATCCTCTGTCTTGTCAAACACCATTGGTCCACCGACGTTGGCTTCGGCCGTCATACCACCAGacttcttgcccttcttgccacccttctccttcttcttgggtgGGTTCTTGATAATAAAGACAGAAAGCTTGTGGCGCATATCAATGGGGTTCTGACGACCGCAAGCTTTGCAGTCACGATGCATGTCCTCGTGACCCGACCTGCCTGTGATGACGATTTCGGTCTCGGGGTTTTTGCAAGAGGGACAAAGAACGAATTTCTCGATGAAAACGTCAAGGAGCTCTCGCAAACGATCAGCGGTATGAGCACCGTTAACAATGTACCTGTCGTTGGCCATGGATGTTTGGGCACCGAGTTCAAAACCAAAGAATTTGGTGGGGTAGGTAGGCGGCCTGTTCAGGGCTCGCGCAATGTCTTCCATATTGGGCACAACAGTCTTGATACCGTTGCCTCGACCTTCAATCTTGATCTGGAGGAGGGGCATCTTGTAGCGCTAAGTCGATGAATTAGTCATCTTTAGTTCATTAAGTACCAAAAGGCAACATACGTAGAACTTGTCGTCCACATCTCGTCGGATATTAACGGTGGCCATTTTGCGGGTTGATCCTTATGAAGCGTAAATAGATTGCCACTAAAAAGCTTAGTGAACACTACTTACAGTTTTGATTTAACGGGTATGAAAATCCAGCTCCTTGGTGGGGTGATGATATCGATAATTTGGGCTTTGCGTGGGTGAAGGCATGAACTCTTTCTGCGTCTGTGGAATGAAGCGATAGTAGGGCTTGGTCAGCTCAACGAACATTTGCCACAGCCATAACAGTCGAAAGCGTTCCCAGTAGTAAATCTTTTTCCGCCCCTAATTGAAAATCGTCCAGATGGAACCGATTGTTCGGCCGGACCAGATTTTCACACCCCAGAGCTTGTGATCTAGAATGAATGCAACTCACAATATACCTCTGCGTGACGCTTAATTCTTTCGGCGGACCGGTGTTCGCAAAGAAGTCAGAAGCGGCGAAATCTGTGAACTTGATTTTGGCTGAATGACCTGGGGTCCAGTGGCTGTCTTGGTGTTGCGAGGGTGGAGCTGAGCAGGGTTGTAGAGATATGCGGAaggcagaaggaagaaaaggaaagtgGAAATGCTTACAACGCGGATTACAAGTCCATATAAAAGTAACGCCGAGCAAGACTAAGGGCCGCTCGTTGCCAACCCCCCAACCTCCGAAAATTTCCGGTGGAGGGGTGTCCGCTGCCGACCTCACCATCATATGCCTTGATGACGTAAGCGTATTGCTCCTGACGCGAACGACGAAGCATGAACGCGTCTCGGAAGTTGAGCGATGGACAGCAAATAGAGGTCAACTACTGAACAAAATCAACTTCTCAATCCAACTCCCACATTAGAATCACCACCAACTATTCGTATCCGATAAACTATCCTCAGAAGGACTGACAGACTGCAGGATGGCTTCGTCTCCGACGAGCACCAGCTCTGATGATCAAACATCTTCCCATAATTCACCTCGATCTCCGTCCCGACACTCTTATAAAGGTATGGATACGACGGAATATCGGAATACGAAAGGCTAATCTACTTACAATGAGATCGTTCGAAATGCTCTGTTTGTCAAACTCCAGTCAACCAATGTCTGAAAAAGGCTCGTGTATTTGGTCGGGACTGGACCACATTCATTGTGCTACACGGCTGTATCAACCCAGAATGTTCAGCGAGTGGGTGATCCACTTCCCCCCCATGGATGTATACTAAGCTACCTTTAAGATTATTGTACTGCATGTGCCATGGTCTGCACGCTGCACGAAACAAGATCTAAACGAGTGCCCCTTTGTCGCATATGCGTCAAACCATTATACTTCCGCTCTCTCCCAAAGCGCGTCCAGTTCTTCGACGAAGCCTTCATGACCACCTCGATTATCAACACACCAATCGAGTCTAGACAGTCCACCCGAGAAGGGTACCTATTTCTGATTAGCTTAGTGGTTGAACGGTACCGCACTCTTAGGCCAGGATCAGCATTCAACATAAACGACTTCTACGTTTGGATGATGGACACCCATTATTCCTTCACGAAGCAACCAATCGATTGGACCAACGTGGACAGGGTGGCTTTGACACTCATTTGGATTAGCTCTTTTGCTGGGAAGCCCCCTGTGTTAAGGTATAGTTTGATAGACACTAGGCTTCGTTTTGAAGATGTTTGGAGAGACCCTGGCCTACGGCACGCGGCGACACTCGAAGGCCTCCTCGCACTGCATCTTCACCCAGAAGGAAATCAGATAATTTCGAAACTTCAATCAGTCCGCAGGCTTGCTCGGGCCAAAGAACCTCAACATCCTCACATCTGGACCATCTCAGAACGCATTCATCGCATCGCTGTCTTCCACGTGACAAAAGCTCGCCAACTCTACGTTTACTGTCATACTCAGACGTATGCCCCCCTGTCAGCTACCCGGCCCCGAATTAGCGTCAATATTCCCCCTAACGCTGGCTTGCACGAACTTCTCAGGATACTTGAAGGACTAAACCCAATCGTCGAGGATTTTGATTGGGACTACATGCTACATTATCCCACAAGGTCTCCAATATGGCCGCATTCGGACTTCCGCGTGGCCCCAGGGCTGGGACAGCCTCTGCCTCAAGCCCTCAGACTGTTGGTCAGTAGCAAAGACGGTGTTCCGTTCCCTAAGCAGCCACCTGGGCCTTCATTGCCAAGTCAAAATTTGGGATTTTCAACCTCTATCGCTCCCCCTGTTTCCACATCACTCTATCCGCCGCCCCCAGAGCCGACACAAAATCAATCAACTCCAAATACTTATGAGACACCACATACGCTCCCACTTGCTCGAACTGCCCAGGCACTGCCTCATGTCACAGGTACAAACCAGCCAGCTCCACCGCCAtcctcccattcccacatttcatcttctgaaGGTGTCACAAGAGACGACAACATGGATGTCGACGAAGAGTGGAGGCCTAATGAGGCTCAGTT
Proteins encoded in this window:
- a CDS encoding translation initiation factor 5, with protein sequence MATVNIRRDVDDKFYRYKMPLLQIKIEGRGNGIKTVVPNMEDIARALNRPPTYPTKFFGFELGAQTSMANDRYIVNGAHTADRLRELLDVFIEKFVLCPSCKNPETEIVITGRSGHEDMHRDCKACGRQNPIDMRHKLSVFIIKNPPKKKEKGGKKGKKSGGMTAEANVGGPMVFDKTEDGSGEDETPPDSSIAGVPTTGTEIDAVLGRADPILGNPDAAEVASKKLAKLDINGGGDEEEEEDADSPYAALGSWLEDNKGADDAAIIAQIKDLGIAGKHKVLVEIGQHLFSDDICDEIAGRTALLQALVTSEKHQKSLLGGIERLIGLSPSLESLIAAGTTSKILMVLYQADIIEEDVVQQWGTHVSKKYVDKDRSKKVRKNAEAFLKWLEEAEDESDSDDE